The following are from one region of the Streptomyces fradiae genome:
- a CDS encoding ABC transporter substrate-binding protein: MSRRTRSSSGPRRAVARRVTALALALLLGAGLTAGCATDPPGPRRTGEKGGVDPAGRPVTLTVGVFGAFGLKEAGLYDTYMRLHPDVAVRQTSIERNENYYPQLITHLVTGSGLADVQAVEVGNIAEVVGTQGPRLVDLGAVPGVDRAALLPWKWAQGTGRDGRTVALGTDVGPQAVCYRKDLFARAGLPTGRAEVGRLWAGDWRRFLAAGRRFAAKAPAGTAFTDSASGVLSAVVSSNPRRFYDERGALVVGSDPGVREAWDLAAAFARQGLTARLQQFTPGWDQGFANGAFATVVCPAWMLGYIEDKAGQAGRGRWDVAAAPRPGNRGGSFLVVPKAGPHRTEAAELAAWLTAPAQQARVFARRGSFPSASAAHALPSVAGARHPYFGDTPVGAIFGAAARGVPSAPIGPKEGLVAQLLTDGGMLLVDQTGRDPDEAWADALRSIDNALDR, from the coding sequence ATGTCCCGGCGTACGAGAAGCAGCAGCGGCCCCCGCCGCGCCGTCGCCCGGCGGGTCACCGCGCTCGCGCTCGCCCTGCTGCTCGGCGCGGGCCTCACCGCGGGCTGCGCCACCGACCCGCCCGGGCCGCGCCGGACCGGTGAGAAGGGCGGGGTGGATCCGGCGGGGCGGCCGGTCACCCTGACGGTCGGAGTGTTCGGGGCCTTCGGGCTCAAGGAGGCCGGGCTCTACGACACGTACATGCGGCTCCATCCCGACGTGGCGGTCCGGCAGACCTCGATCGAGCGGAACGAGAACTACTACCCGCAGCTGATCACCCATCTGGTCACCGGCTCGGGCCTCGCCGACGTGCAGGCCGTGGAGGTCGGGAACATCGCCGAGGTGGTCGGCACGCAGGGGCCGCGCCTGGTGGACCTGGGCGCGGTGCCGGGGGTGGACCGGGCGGCGTTACTGCCGTGGAAGTGGGCGCAGGGCACCGGCCGGGACGGGCGCACGGTCGCGCTCGGCACCGACGTCGGCCCGCAGGCGGTCTGCTACCGCAAGGACCTGTTCGCGCGGGCCGGGCTGCCGACCGGCCGGGCGGAGGTGGGGCGGCTGTGGGCCGGGGACTGGCGGCGGTTCCTGGCGGCAGGGCGGCGGTTCGCGGCGAAGGCGCCGGCCGGGACGGCGTTCACGGACTCGGCGTCCGGGGTCCTCTCGGCGGTCGTCAGCAGCAACCCCCGGCGCTTCTACGACGAGCGGGGCGCCCTCGTCGTGGGCTCCGACCCGGGCGTACGGGAGGCCTGGGACCTGGCCGCGGCCTTCGCCCGGCAGGGGCTCACGGCCCGGCTGCAGCAGTTCACGCCCGGCTGGGACCAGGGATTCGCGAACGGGGCCTTCGCGACCGTGGTGTGCCCGGCCTGGATGCTCGGCTACATCGAGGACAAGGCGGGCCAGGCGGGGCGGGGCCGCTGGGACGTGGCGGCGGCGCCCCGGCCGGGCAACCGGGGCGGTTCCTTCCTGGTCGTCCCCAAGGCCGGCCCGCACCGGACGGAGGCGGCCGAGCTCGCCGCGTGGCTGACCGCCCCGGCCCAGCAGGCCCGGGTCTTCGCCCGCCGGGGCAGCTTCCCGAGCGCCTCCGCCGCGCACGCCCTGCCGTCGGTGGCCGGCGCCCGCCACCCGTACTTCGGCGACACCCCGGTGGGCGCGATCTTCGGGGCGGCGGCCCGCGGTGTGCCGTCGGCGCCGATCGGCCCGAAGGAGGGCCTGGTCGCCCAGCTCCTGACCGACGGCGGCATGCTCCTGGTCGACCAGACGGGCCGCGACCCGGACGAGGCCTGGGCGGACGCGCTGCGGTCGATCGACAACGCCCTGGACCGGTGA